A genomic region of Enterococcus sp. 12C11_DIV0727 contains the following coding sequences:
- a CDS encoding dihydrolipoyl dehydrogenase family protein, protein MNSFDTIIIGSGPGGMAAAYDLAAEGKKVAVVEADLWGGTCPNRGCDPKKVLYGAVEAKDNLAQLKDQGFDIIPKINWPELMAFKETFTQAVPSEQKQGLISAGIQTITGKATFRDSHTIIVENQEYQASQFILATGQRSAILDIPGKEHFGTSTEFLSMTELPETIVFVGGGYISLELANIANSSGSEVHLLHHNERPLKGFDQGMTNELIGNLKKRGVHFHFNESAASISKQGAQYRVALTSQGSLLADRVFCATGRIPNVEGLNLEAIGVAFNRKGIIVNDHLQTTIANIYALGDCLQKNTPKLTPIASFEGSYLAKLLSGKLETAIHYPVIPTIIFSSPKLAQVGLADEAMLADDRYKQQTIDLSQWFTYKHLNEPLVKAKIITDKVTGLLVGATVLGNEADQLINLFTMMINQHLTASKVNEMIMLYPTVSSDLSYFY, encoded by the coding sequence GTGAATAGTTTCGACACAATCATCATTGGTAGCGGTCCTGGAGGAATGGCAGCAGCATATGACTTAGCTGCTGAAGGGAAAAAAGTAGCGGTAGTAGAAGCTGATCTTTGGGGCGGAACTTGCCCAAATCGCGGCTGTGATCCTAAAAAAGTTCTTTATGGTGCCGTTGAAGCGAAAGATAATCTAGCACAGTTGAAAGATCAGGGATTTGATATAATTCCCAAAATCAACTGGCCAGAGTTGATGGCATTTAAAGAAACCTTCACACAGGCAGTCCCTAGTGAACAAAAACAAGGATTGATCAGTGCAGGTATCCAAACGATTACAGGTAAAGCTACTTTTAGAGATTCTCACACAATCATAGTGGAGAATCAAGAATACCAGGCTAGCCAATTCATTCTAGCAACGGGGCAACGATCGGCTATTTTAGATATTCCCGGAAAAGAGCACTTTGGTACTAGTACTGAGTTTCTAAGTATGACAGAATTACCTGAAACAATCGTTTTTGTCGGTGGGGGCTATATTTCTCTTGAGCTTGCTAATATCGCAAACAGTAGTGGCAGTGAAGTTCATTTATTACACCATAATGAGCGACCACTAAAGGGATTTGACCAAGGAATGACGAATGAGTTGATTGGAAATCTCAAAAAACGAGGGGTTCATTTCCATTTTAATGAGTCGGCGGCGTCTATTTCAAAACAAGGAGCACAGTATCGCGTAGCTTTAACGAGTCAAGGTTCACTGTTAGCAGATCGAGTTTTTTGTGCAACCGGTCGGATACCTAATGTAGAAGGGCTGAATTTAGAAGCAATTGGTGTGGCATTTAACCGCAAAGGCATTATCGTTAATGACCATCTGCAGACAACCATAGCGAATATTTATGCTTTAGGAGATTGTTTACAAAAAAATACGCCTAAATTAACACCGATAGCTAGCTTTGAAGGTAGCTATCTGGCAAAACTACTTAGTGGTAAACTCGAAACAGCAATCCACTATCCTGTCATACCAACCATTATTTTTAGTTCTCCTAAGCTAGCCCAAGTTGGCCTGGCAGATGAGGCAATGTTAGCGGATGATCGATACAAGCAACAGACTATTGACTTATCTCAATGGTTTACCTATAAACATCTTAATGAGCCCTTAGTCAAAGCCAAAATTATTACGGATAAAGTAACAGGTCTATTGGTTGGAGCGACTGTTTTAGGTAATGAGGCCGATCAGTTGATCAATTTATTTACGATGATGATCAATCAACACTTAACTGCAAGCAAAGTGAACGAAATGATCATGCTTTATCCAACTGTTTCAAGTGATTTGAGTTACTTCTATTAA
- a CDS encoding MFS transporter, with amino-acid sequence METTKRNYTPLIGSLYTNFIFQGMAAIILSQNLNALMESWQATVQQVTLVISGIGLGRVLILYFAGYFSDKFGRKKTVQLGIISYLIFFIGILISQNYLQGLFFAVFAGFSNAFLDTSTYPTLMEAYPNEKDNSSLSVLNKAFISLGQFILPLLTRFMLNHGIYYGLVFIGCALGLFLNLLYISRLGFPERVEVQAEPLQIVNENETSAKSKQPLFKVEGFALLVFSFTCVSTFNIFILWVPTFAESLNLMNHSNSLVLVSAYSIGSFASVFLTSLIVKRGVAPTLLLVWCTLISLFLLIGMTLFPSVPMFLVGSIGIGVFAAGGIWQLGLAVLLELFSKGKGRITSYYSIATSISVMIIPYITGLLEKINVSMIFGLNIVLTAIGVMAAVIIRYRYKKIISDWQEVTEEIVELKELLDQ; translated from the coding sequence ATGGAAACAACAAAAAGAAATTATACCCCTTTGATCGGTTCTTTATATACAAATTTCATTTTTCAAGGGATGGCAGCGATTATTTTATCGCAAAACCTTAATGCTTTGATGGAAAGTTGGCAGGCAACAGTTCAGCAAGTGACATTAGTTATCAGTGGTATCGGGTTGGGTCGTGTCCTGATTTTGTATTTTGCTGGCTATTTTTCAGATAAGTTTGGACGGAAGAAGACAGTTCAGTTAGGGATCATCAGTTATTTGATTTTCTTTATTGGGATATTAATTAGTCAGAACTATTTACAAGGACTTTTCTTTGCTGTCTTTGCTGGATTTAGCAATGCATTTTTAGATACGAGTACCTATCCAACTTTGATGGAAGCTTATCCAAATGAAAAAGATAATAGCTCTCTTAGTGTCTTGAATAAAGCCTTTATTTCTTTAGGGCAATTTATTTTACCGTTGTTAACCAGATTTATGTTGAATCACGGGATTTATTACGGGCTGGTTTTTATCGGATGTGCGTTGGGATTATTTCTTAATTTGCTATATATTTCTAGGCTTGGCTTTCCAGAAAGAGTAGAGGTGCAGGCGGAGCCGTTACAAATAGTGAATGAAAACGAAACAAGTGCTAAAAGTAAGCAACCGTTATTTAAAGTGGAAGGATTTGCATTACTGGTATTTAGTTTTACTTGTGTTTCAACGTTTAATATTTTTATTTTGTGGGTACCTACTTTTGCGGAATCATTAAATCTGATGAATCATTCAAACAGTTTAGTTTTGGTCAGTGCGTATAGTATCGGTTCTTTTGCATCTGTATTTTTAACGTCATTGATTGTAAAACGTGGTGTTGCTCCGACGTTATTGCTAGTATGGTGTACATTGATATCGTTGTTTTTATTGATTGGTATGACACTGTTTCCAAGTGTGCCAATGTTTTTAGTCGGTTCGATCGGGATTGGTGTTTTTGCGGCAGGCGGAATCTGGCAATTAGGGCTAGCGGTGTTGTTGGAGTTGTTTTCAAAAGGAAAAGGGCGGATCACTAGTTATTACTCAATTGCTACCTCAATTTCTGTGATGATCATTCCTTATATCACTGGTCTGCTAGAAAAAATAAATGTATCGATGATTTTTGGATTGAATATCGTATTGACTGCAATCGGTGTTATGGCGGCCGTGATCATTCGTTATCGTTATAAAAAAATTATCAGTGATTGGCAAGAGGTAACGGAAGAAATAGTGGAATTGAAAGAGCTTTTAGATCAATAA